In Holophagales bacterium, one DNA window encodes the following:
- the pruA gene encoding L-glutamate gamma-semialdehyde dehydrogenase, with amino-acid sequence MLNGIVPIPAPVNEPVRSYAPGSPEKLALKKRLDQMMAETVDVPLVIGGREVRTGRTGKIVCPHDHQHLLGTYHQAGEAEVEQAVAAAAEAWKEWSEWPWEARAAVLLKAADLLAGPWRDTLNAATMLNQSKTVFQAEIDSACELVDFWRYNPWYMQRIFNDQPGSAPGIWDYVDYRALEGFVFAVTPFNFTSIGGNLPTAPAVMGNVVLWKPASTAILSGYYMMKILEAAGVPPGVLNFLPGPGSKVGNPVFASRDFAGIHFTGSTDTFQAMWNTIARNLPGYRSYPRIVGETGGKDFIFAHPSADAQALAVAMLRGAFEYQGQKCSAASRAYVPKSLWPTVEKSLREMLAEVKMGSPLDFRNFMAAVIDKSSFDQTLSYIAHAKASNEAEIVWGGSGDDSVGYFVQPTVVRTTNPHFKLMEEEIFAPVLTVYVYEDRELDATLELCDTTSPYALTGAVFAQDRAAILNIAKRLRHAAGNFYINDKPTGAVVGQQPFGGARASGTNDKAGSAVNLLRWTSQRSIKENFVPPTSFRYPHQGEV; translated from the coding sequence GCTCTCAAGAAGCGTCTCGACCAGATGATGGCCGAGACCGTCGACGTGCCGTTGGTGATCGGCGGACGGGAGGTGCGCACCGGCCGCACCGGCAAGATCGTCTGCCCGCACGACCATCAGCACCTCCTCGGCACCTACCACCAGGCCGGCGAAGCGGAAGTCGAGCAGGCGGTGGCCGCGGCGGCCGAGGCCTGGAAGGAATGGTCGGAGTGGCCGTGGGAGGCCCGCGCTGCCGTGTTGCTCAAGGCGGCCGATCTTCTGGCCGGTCCGTGGCGCGACACGCTCAACGCCGCGACGATGCTCAACCAGTCGAAGACGGTGTTCCAGGCGGAGATCGACTCGGCCTGCGAGCTCGTCGACTTCTGGCGCTACAACCCCTGGTACATGCAGCGCATCTTCAACGACCAGCCGGGCTCGGCACCGGGGATCTGGGACTACGTCGACTACCGCGCGCTCGAAGGGTTCGTCTTCGCGGTGACGCCGTTCAACTTCACCTCGATCGGCGGCAACCTGCCGACGGCGCCCGCGGTGATGGGCAACGTCGTGCTGTGGAAGCCGGCCTCCACGGCGATCCTCTCCGGCTACTACATGATGAAGATCCTCGAGGCGGCAGGTGTGCCGCCGGGCGTGTTGAACTTCCTGCCGGGACCCGGCAGCAAGGTCGGCAATCCGGTCTTCGCCAGCCGCGACTTCGCGGGCATCCATTTCACCGGCTCGACCGACACCTTCCAGGCGATGTGGAACACGATCGCCAGGAACCTGCCGGGCTATCGCTCCTATCCGCGCATCGTCGGCGAGACCGGCGGCAAGGACTTCATCTTCGCCCACCCCTCGGCCGATGCACAGGCGCTGGCGGTGGCGATGCTGCGCGGCGCCTTCGAATACCAGGGACAGAAGTGCTCGGCCGCCTCTCGTGCCTACGTGCCGAAGTCGCTCTGGCCGACCGTGGAGAAGTCGCTCCGGGAGATGCTGGCCGAAGTAAAGATGGGTTCGCCGCTCGACTTCCGCAACTTCATGGCGGCGGTGATCGACAAGTCGTCGTTCGACCAGACGCTCTCCTACATCGCCCATGCCAAGGCCTCGAACGAGGCGGAGATCGTCTGGGGCGGCAGCGGCGACGACTCGGTCGGCTACTTCGTCCAGCCGACCGTGGTGCGCACCACCAACCCGCACTTCAAGTTGATGGAAGAGGAGATCTTCGCGCCGGTCCTCACCGTCTACGTCTACGAGGATCGGGAGCTCGACGCGACGCTCGAGCTCTGCGACACCACCAGCCCCTACGCCCTCACCGGTGCGGTCTTCGCGCAGGACCGTGCGGCGATTCTCAACATCGCCAAACGGCTGCGCCACGCCGCGGGGAACTTCTACATCAACGACAAGCCGACGGGCGCGGTGGTGGGGCAGCAGCCGTTCGGCGGCGCCCGCGCTTCGGGGACGAACGACAAGGCGGGCTCGGCGGTCAATCTCCTGCGCTGGACCTCGCAGCGCTCGATCAAGGAGAACTTCGTCCCGCCGACGAGCTTCCGCTACCCGCATCAGGGCGAGGTCTGA
- a CDS encoding TonB-dependent receptor encodes MSSASRRRAWSRRLSLSAIALFLIVGLAASSRLDAWSARLELPDGSAAAGFEVAVVGRSGAVRTDAAGGFRLEPEPVPPYLLVATSPEGQVFAPLEVNPPGVAEGGALRLLAVARDAVTVVAGVAPGIDASPAAAATVLTGEELEQRRPVRLFDAMAGVPGAGRLGEGADSVPAIRGLARGRTLVMIDGARVSAERRVGPSATFLDPETLASIEIVRGPGSVAYGSDAFGGVVNARTREPQASRLAGRATLGWSGGGMDERSASAELSIPLGDGALLVALQGRDAEDNEAGGGEPIDNSSGSSHGGAVRYAGPLGPGRLRASLAVDRVEDLGKAASDSNVTRSTYPEERSDRLTLGWSAGEIGGWDSLDALLFVGRYRVLLDRDRLPTSSSNRRIETSDVAARDAGLRFTVGRPFAGGRLRFGLDLQSRHDLEALAGRIDFSASGVETGRQTSVAIDQASQSDGGLFLLYDHAFGERFLASAGLRGDRVRTENRGGYYGDRSRDEDALSGHLALTAGPFGGWTGTVQVARGFRSPTLSDRYFRGPSGRGFVVGNPDLDPERSRQLDATLRWAGRGRSLTLAAYRYRIADLVERFRVGNDFNFRNCGEAELSGVELEGQIQLGGGFELQSGIAWSRGEDADTGERIADVAPSGGSVTLRWAGERAFGYARASGAERFDRPGPAEVERAGWAAFDLGGGWRFGHGLELQALVRNAGDRLYVAAADETATPVPGRSVTVGLTWRH; translated from the coding sequence ATGTCCAGTGCTTCCCGCCGGCGTGCCTGGTCTCGCCGGCTCTCGCTGTCTGCCATTGCCCTTTTCCTGATCGTCGGCTTGGCCGCATCCTCCCGCCTGGATGCCTGGTCGGCTCGGCTCGAGCTCCCGGACGGGAGCGCAGCAGCCGGTTTCGAGGTCGCGGTGGTCGGCCGCTCGGGGGCCGTTCGCACCGATGCCGCCGGCGGCTTCCGACTCGAACCCGAACCGGTGCCGCCGTACCTGCTCGTGGCCACCAGCCCCGAAGGCCAGGTTTTCGCTCCGCTCGAGGTGAATCCTCCGGGTGTGGCGGAAGGCGGGGCCTTGCGGCTTCTCGCCGTGGCCCGCGATGCGGTGACGGTCGTCGCCGGCGTGGCGCCGGGGATCGACGCGTCGCCGGCCGCGGCGGCGACGGTGCTCACCGGCGAGGAGCTCGAACAGCGGCGACCGGTGCGGCTCTTCGATGCGATGGCCGGCGTTCCCGGTGCCGGCCGGCTCGGCGAGGGGGCCGACAGCGTCCCCGCGATCCGCGGGCTCGCCCGCGGTCGGACGCTGGTGATGATCGACGGAGCACGGGTGAGCGCCGAACGCCGCGTCGGCCCCTCGGCCACCTTCCTCGACCCGGAGACGCTCGCTTCGATCGAGATCGTCCGCGGTCCCGGCTCGGTTGCTTATGGTTCCGATGCGTTCGGCGGGGTCGTCAACGCCAGGACCCGTGAGCCGCAAGCGAGTCGGCTCGCGGGTCGGGCGACGCTCGGCTGGAGTGGCGGCGGCATGGACGAACGCTCGGCATCGGCCGAGCTTTCCATCCCCCTCGGCGACGGTGCGCTGCTCGTCGCCCTGCAAGGGCGCGACGCCGAGGACAACGAGGCCGGGGGAGGGGAGCCGATCGACAACTCGTCCGGCTCGAGCCACGGTGGGGCGGTGCGATACGCCGGGCCGCTCGGCCCGGGCCGTCTGCGAGCGAGCCTGGCCGTCGATCGCGTCGAGGATCTGGGCAAGGCGGCCTCGGACTCGAACGTCACGCGTTCTACCTATCCCGAGGAGCGCTCCGACCGGCTGACCCTCGGCTGGAGCGCTGGCGAGATCGGTGGATGGGACAGCCTCGATGCGCTCCTCTTCGTCGGGCGCTATCGCGTCCTGCTCGATCGCGATCGACTGCCGACCTCGAGCTCCAATCGACGGATCGAAACCTCGGATGTCGCCGCCCGAGACGCCGGGCTGCGCTTCACCGTCGGTCGTCCGTTCGCCGGAGGGAGACTCCGCTTCGGCCTCGACCTGCAGTCCCGCCACGACCTCGAAGCGCTCGCCGGCCGGATCGATTTCTCGGCATCCGGCGTCGAGACCGGTCGACAGACGAGCGTGGCGATCGACCAGGCCTCGCAGAGCGACGGCGGTCTCTTCCTGCTCTACGACCATGCCTTCGGCGAGCGCTTCCTCGCGTCCGCCGGGTTGCGGGGCGACCGAGTCCGCACCGAGAACCGCGGCGGCTACTACGGCGATCGATCCCGCGACGAAGACGCGCTGTCGGGACACCTGGCCCTCACCGCCGGGCCGTTCGGCGGTTGGACCGGAACGGTCCAGGTCGCACGCGGATTTCGTTCGCCGACGCTGTCGGATCGCTACTTCCGTGGCCCCTCCGGCCGCGGCTTCGTCGTCGGCAATCCGGACCTCGATCCCGAGCGCAGCCGGCAACTCGACGCCACGCTGCGCTGGGCGGGGCGCGGTCGCTCGTTGACGCTGGCTGCCTATCGCTATCGGATCGCCGACCTCGTCGAGCGCTTCCGGGTGGGCAACGACTTCAACTTCCGCAACTGCGGCGAGGCCGAGCTCAGCGGCGTGGAGCTCGAGGGACAGATCCAGCTCGGTGGCGGCTTCGAGTTGCAGAGCGGGATCGCCTGGTCGCGTGGCGAGGATGCCGACACCGGCGAGCGGATCGCCGACGTGGCGCCGAGCGGGGGCTCGGTCACGCTGCGTTGGGCGGGCGAGCGTGCCTTCGGTTACGCGCGCGCCTCCGGGGCCGA